A genomic segment from Candidatus Deferrimicrobium sp. encodes:
- a CDS encoding argininosuccinate synthase, giving the protein MKKVKKVVLAYSGGLDTSVILAWLVENYDCEVIAFVADLGQGEELGPVRVKAKRTGASKVYVENVQDEFVSDFVFPALMANAVYEGSYLLGTSIARPLIAKKQIEVVRREKADAVSHGATGKGNDQVRFELTYYALMPGIRVIAPWREWDLTSRTDLVNYAKKRGIPTPVTAAKPYSSDRNLLHISFEGGILEDPWMEPPESMFVLTRSPAKAPNRPEYVEVDFSRGIPVAVNGRKMGPAKLLAHLNALGGKHGIGRVDLVENRYVGMKSHGVYETPGGTILHAAHRAVESLTLDREVMHLRDSLMPRFAELIYNGYWYSPEMDLLKGMVVATQENVTGTARLKLYKGGITVAGRKSPVSLYRTDFATFEKEAVFNQADATGFIKINALRLKIRSMLKNRKG; this is encoded by the coding sequence TTGAAAAAAGTGAAGAAAGTGGTTCTCGCGTATTCGGGGGGTCTGGACACCTCGGTCATCCTGGCGTGGCTCGTCGAGAATTACGATTGCGAGGTGATCGCCTTTGTCGCCGACCTCGGGCAGGGAGAGGAACTGGGCCCCGTGCGCGTCAAGGCGAAAAGGACCGGCGCCTCGAAGGTATACGTGGAGAACGTGCAGGACGAATTCGTCAGCGACTTCGTCTTCCCCGCGCTCATGGCGAACGCTGTCTACGAGGGTTCGTATCTCCTCGGCACCTCCATCGCCCGGCCTTTGATCGCAAAGAAGCAGATCGAGGTGGTCAGAAGGGAGAAGGCCGACGCCGTCTCCCACGGCGCCACAGGGAAGGGGAACGACCAGGTGCGCTTCGAGCTCACCTACTATGCCCTGATGCCCGGGATCCGCGTTATCGCTCCGTGGCGCGAATGGGACCTCACCTCGCGGACCGACCTGGTGAACTACGCGAAGAAGCGCGGCATCCCCACGCCGGTCACCGCCGCCAAGCCGTATTCCAGCGACCGGAACCTGCTCCACATCAGCTTCGAGGGGGGGATCCTCGAGGATCCGTGGATGGAGCCGCCCGAGAGCATGTTCGTCCTCACCCGGTCTCCCGCGAAGGCGCCGAACCGTCCGGAGTACGTGGAGGTCGACTTCTCGCGGGGGATCCCCGTTGCGGTCAACGGGAGGAAGATGGGGCCGGCGAAGCTCCTCGCCCATCTGAACGCCCTCGGGGGGAAGCACGGCATCGGCCGCGTGGACCTCGTCGAGAACCGGTACGTGGGGATGAAGTCCCACGGCGTGTACGAGACGCCGGGCGGGACGATCCTGCACGCGGCGCACAGGGCCGTCGAGTCGCTCACCCTCGACCGCGAGGTGATGCACCTGCGCGATTCCCTCATGCCCCGGTTCGCGGAGCTCATCTACAACGGCTACTGGTATTCCCCGGAGATGGATCTCCTCAAGGGGATGGTCGTCGCGACCCAGGAGAACGTGACGGGCACCGCGCGGCTGAAGCTTTACAAGGGCGGGATCACCGTGGCAGGCCGGAAGAGCCCCGTATCCCTCTACCGGACCGACTTCGCGACGTTCGAGAAAGAGGCGGTTTTCAACCAGGCGGACGCGACCGGGTTCATCAAGATCAACGCGCTGCGCCTCAAGATCCGGTCGATGTTGAAGAACAGGAAAGGCTGA